The genomic segment TATCACAGTGGGATTGCCTATAGAACCATGTAGTCTGTTAGAGCGGAGCACCAGAACCTGTAGCTTCGGAAGAGTTTGCAGCCAAAGGGGAAAACTATCATTTATGTAATTGTTTCCCAGATCGAGGACTTCCAACATTTTGCAATTAGCTAAGGATAGTGGTAACGATCCTTCCAACTCATTGCCATTCAAATCAAgacttcttattttatttcccTCTGTAAATGATCCTGGAATGGTGCCATGGAAGCTGTTGCTCCTCAAATTCAACACGGATAGTTCAGTACTGAAGTTCCCCAAGCACTGTGGAATATTGCCACTCAAACTATTATTCGATAAGTTTATGATCTGGAAGGTGGTGATATTGCAAATCCAAGGTGGGATTTCTCCAGTGAGTTTATTATTTGCTATTAAAAGAATGTACATGGATTGTGGAAGAATTGGAAATGGTTGTTGAAGCAAGTTGGAAGTGAGGTCAAGATATTGTAAGCTGGGTGGAAGTTCATTTACAATGGTCAGAAAGTTGTGAGAAAGATCCAAATATTGCAAAGACTGCATCCCCTTTGCTGACAGCCATTTGGGAATTTCTCCATGAATTCTATTGTGGGATAGAGACAAAAAGTTGAGctgattttgaattttcaagAAGTCTGGGAACTCAATTATGTTGCAAGACGACAATGCCAGTTTGTAGAATTGGGGCCAGGTTGAGTTCCTATTATTATTAGTGACGACAGACAGACTGTTGTGTGAAAGATCAAGTCCCCAAAGGTTTTTCATGTTTGAAAACAGGTTTAAGTCCACAATGCCACTCAAGTTGTTTGATGAAACATCAAAATTGGTGAGATTCACCAATTCAGAGATTGATGGTGGAATAAGACCATTTATCTTGTTACTTTCCAGTCTTATTTCTTGCAAAGACTTTGACCAATGTTCACCAAGTTCTCCAGTGAGGTGGTTATTATTAAGGTTAAACCAGACCAATGATGGGAGACCGAACAAACAAGATGGTATTGTGCCACTGAGCAAGTTATAAGATAGGTCAAGATAAGTAACATTGTCAAGGCCACATATGTGATCAGGAAGAGTCCCCTCGAGTTGGTTTTGAGACAGGTCTAAACGTAAAAGTTCAGTGAGGTTAAAGACAGATGATGGCAACATACCACTGAAACTACCGATTTGAAGGGATAGGCTGTTTAGTTTGCTGAGGTTGCCGAAAACATCCGGGATCTGCCCTGTCCAGTTGTTATTCGAAAGATCTAATTCATTGAGCTGTCGAAGATTCCCAAGCGAAGCTGGAACTGATCCGTGGAAAGCACAGTTTCCAAGATCCAACACCTTGATGGAGTCAAGATTGCCAATTATATCTGGCAATCCTCCTGAGAAACTTGTGGAGCCAAGCTTCAACAGTTCAAGGGAACTGCTCCAATTGGACACAGGTAAATGCCCGTATAGATCGCTATTCAACAATAAATTCAGGAGCTGGAGGTTTGGTaggtggaaaatgttttccgggAATTGTCCTTGCAATCCACATAATGCGAGGCTGAGAGAAGTTAATGAAGAAGATAGGTTCATCAAGGAACCAAGATCAACTGAAGACATGTTTATGTAATCAAGAAAAATCTCTCTTACTAGAGTAAGGTTTTGGACAATCATTTTCATGGCTGGTGCTTCGAGTATCAATGGTTCATTCAAAGAAAGATCAAGAGAGATCAATTTGGACAAGTGAGATATTTCAGTTGGGACTTGACCTGAGAACCATGTGCTAGAAAGGTTAAGGTGTGTCAAACTTGAAAACATACCAAACTCAGGTGGAATGGAGGAGCggttaaaataattgaaagcaAGGTTGAGTCTCCGAAGGTGTGAAAGGTGAAAGAGACTGCTGTTGGAACTGAGGTTGCCTCTAAGACCACTGCAACTAAGGTCAAGAGCGATCACATGACCTGTGACCCCATGGCATGCGACTCCATCCCACGAGCAGCAATCTGTTCCAGATTTCCATGAGGCCATCCTATGATAAGGAGGGCTGCAATCCAATGAAGCGGATTCATCATACTCAAATCCATCCTTAAGTTGGAGTAAAGCATAGCTTTCATCTTTGGGGCATAATTGTGACACAGTTAGTTGACAATACAACTTCAATATCAGGAGGCAGAAGATGACTTGACCAGCCCGTCCTGAGCAACTCATTGTTCTCACGCAAGTCTGAGATTGAAGGCGAGGTGATGCTTGGAAAGGAGGTACAAAATGGTGGAAGTTATGTTCACTTTCTGCACCAACTTGTTCGATATATCAGTCAGCAATattaatctttcaaaataaattaattctttcaaactCATGTATAATTCTTGGATGTTTCGTGTTTGCAGTCTTGTGAGGTTTAGCGAgatgggaaaaaaagagagactaaaaaacattttaatttagacTTCGCATCATATCCAGTTATTTTAACATATCATGAACATTCTCCTTAAAAACTGATACCTTTGCAAGTCAACGATGGTTGGCAAAGTTCATGATAGACAGACACGTTCCGacacagcaaataaaaagaaaaagaaaaagatctcACGCAAGGggttaatttattcattttgaataaaaaaactgaatgcTCGGAGTCATTTTGTTCATGTAAAACTCTTTCGAACAGTATAGGTGATAGGAACATGTTGAAATGGTCGAACAAATTAAAGTAATTAGTTGATGATGTTAAGGAAATGGTTGCAAGCTGTTACATTGGACGCTAATAGATGTGACAGGTGGAATGGAAGTGCCATTATTAATTAGATTATTCGAGTCCTTCTCTGTTTGAttgaaaaacaagcaaaaaaaaaaaaaaaacacacacacacacgcacagaATTTGCGTTCTGTCCACACGGAGAGTTAAGATAATCGATCACTTTAACATTGGATTTTCAAAATCCTAGGTGCTTTTTTTGCGTTCTGTCCACACGGAGAGTAAAGGTGAATTCAGTGTGCCCTtggatataaataattattcaccagtaatttttttttgtctttttaaacaaattaatgaacTAATTATTGTtggtaatataatttttttattaggattaattagttattattaGGTTAATTGGAaac from the Populus nigra chromosome 1, ddPopNigr1.1, whole genome shotgun sequence genome contains:
- the LOC133674683 gene encoding receptor-like protein 7; translated protein: MSCSGRAGQVIFCLLILKLYCQLTVSQLCPKDESYALLQLKDGFEYDESASLDCSPPYHRMASWKSGTDCCSWDGVACHGVTGHVIALDLSCSGLRGNLSSNSSLFHLSHLRRLNLAFNYFNRSSIPPEFGMFSSLTHLNLSSTWFSGQVPTEISHLSKLISLDLSLNEPLILEAPAMKMIVQNLTLVREIFLDYINMSSVDLGSLMNLSSSLTSLSLALCGLQGQFPENIFHLPNLQLLNLLLNSDLYGHLPVSNWSSSLELLKLGSTSFSGGLPDIIGNLDSIKVLDLGNCAFHGSVPASLGNLRQLNELDLSNNNWTGQIPDVFGNLSKLNSLSLQIGSFSGMLPSSVFNLTELLRLDLSQNQLEGTLPDHICGLDNVTYLDLSYNLLSGTIPSCLFGLPSLVWFNLNNNHLTGELGEHWSKSLQEIRLESNKINGLIPPSISELVNLTNFDVSSNNLSGIVDLNLFSNMKNLWGLDLSHNSLSVVTNNNRNSTWPQFYKLALSSCNIIEFPDFLKIQNQLNFLSLSHNRIHGEIPKWLSAKGMQSLQYLDLSHNFLTIVNELPPSLQYLDLTSNLLQQPFPILPQSMYILLIANNKLTGEIPPWICNITTFQIINLSNNSLSGNIPQCLGNFSTELSVLNLRSNSFHGTIPGSFTEGNKIRSLDLNGNELEGSLPLSLANCKMLEVLDLGNNYINDSFPLWLQTLPKLQVLVLRSNRLHGSIGNPTVISPFSSLRIIDLSHNDFIGLLPTQYIANFQAMKKVDGEVKATPKYIGEIYYQDSIVLTMKGTEIPMERILTIFTTMDLSSNRFEGQIPKEVGLLSSLLVLNISRNSVTGEIPSSLGNLTALESLDLSSNGLGGGIPSQLTRLTFLAVLNLSYNQLVGPIPHGSQFDTFQNDSYVGNLRLCGFPLSVKCSGDVAPQPPPFQEKEDPASLFNWKFAMIGYGCGLVIGLSMGYIVFTTGKPQWFVRKVEVEQKKWLRRRTKRNI